GAGAGCCGGGCGCGGCGGACAATCCTACCGAAGCGCTCGAGGCCTACGCCCGCTCGGTGCTGGAGACAGTGATCACCACGAAGAGCTATTCGATGATGCGGGTGATTATTCTTGGCTCGGGCGAAATGCCCGATATCGCGCAGGAAGTCTTCGAGGCCGGCCCGCTGAACGCCCGTCGTCAGCTGGCCGCCTTCTTGGAAACCGAGACCCGGCTCGGTCGCATGAAGGTCGAGGATTTCGACCAGGCCGCCGAATTCTTTTCCGGCATGGTCATGGGCCACAGCCAACTGCGGTCGCTCCTGCGTCTGCCCTCCGACAAGACCCAGGAACAGTTCGGCCGCCTCGCGCGGGAGGCGGCCGAAAGGTTCATGCGGGCTTACGCGCCGTAGACCCGGCGTAGACGTCAGGCCTCTTCAGGGTCGGGCATGCCCATCATGTGGAAGCCCGCGTCGACGTGGACGACCTCGCCCGTGGTCGACTTGCCAAGGTCGGACGCCAGCCACAGGGCGCAGCCGGCGACGCCTTCCATCGAGGTGTCTTCCTTCATCGCGCTGAACGCGCGGCCCTGGGCGATCATGCCGCGGCCGCCGGCGATGCCCGCCAAAGCCAGGGTGCGCATGGCGCCGGCCGAGATGGCGTTGCAGCGGATGCCCTTGGGGCCCAGGTCGCGCGCGATGTAGCGGGTCGAAGCCTCAAGCGCGGCCTTGGCCACGCCCATGGTGTTGTAGTTCGGGATGGTCCGCTCCGAACCCAGATAGGTCATGGTGATCAGCGAACCGCCATTCGGCATCAGCTTGGAAGCACGCTTGGCGACGTCGACGAAGCTGAAGGCCGAGATGTTCATGGCCAGCAGGAAGCCCTCGCGGGTCGTATTGTCGACGAAAGAGCCCTTCAGCTCGTTTTTGTTGGCGAAGGCCACCGAGTGGACGACGAAGTCGATCGTGCCGAAGACTTCCTCGATCTTGGCGAAGGCGGCGTCCATCGAGGCGTCGTCGGTGACATCGGCGGGGATCATGGTCTTGACGCCGATGCTCTCGGCCAGCGGGCGCACGCGGCGCTCAAGTTCCTCGCCCTGATAGGTGAAGGCCATCTCGGCGCCCTGGGCGGCTAGCTGGCTGGCGATGCCCCAGGCGATAGAGTTGTGGTTGGCCACGCCCATGACGAGGCCCTTCTTGCCCCGCATCAGCTCGCCCTTGGGGAACGCGTAATCGTCGGCCATGTGTCGGGCCCTCTTTCGCAAATCGTTGACCGCTGGTTAGCAGGCGCGGTGGCCCTGCGGAACCCTTTCAGCGTCGGACCAGCGTGGCGTAGGCGCTCTCCAGCGAGCGGGCGAAGGCGACGGGATCAAACAGGCTCGAACGCCGAACGGCCTCGGCGACGCGAGGCTTCAGGCTCTCGTCAGCCGTAAAGGCAAGCGCTTTGGCGACGTAGTCGGCCTTGGAACTCGCGATCAGGTCGGTCATGCCGATGGCGGTGAGCAGGCTGGCGCCGACCCGGCTGGCGAAGCTCTTCCCCGGCAAGGTCAACACAGGAACCCCCATCCGCAGGGCGTCGCTGGCGGTTGTGTGGGCCCCGTAGGGCCAGGTGTCGAGCATCAGGTCGGCCAAGGCGTGACGCGCCAGATGCGCGTCGTGAGGCGCGGGATCGGCGAAGATCAGACGCTCCGGCGCGACACCGGCCTTGCTCGTCTCGGCGCGAAGATTATCGGCTGCGCCCGGCGCCCCCGCGTAGAGCCAGAGGACGCTCTCGGGGGCACCGCGGAGGATCTCCATCCAGGTCGTGAACACCTCTGGTGTGATCTTCGCCGGATTGTTGAAGCAGCAGAACACCTGCGTCCCCTCCGGCAGACCCGCCTGGACGCGGCTGGGCGGTGGTATGGCCGGGGCCAGCGCGTCGTTGGGCTGGTAGTGCGGCAGGCGGACCACCGTTTCAGACCAATGGACCTCGGCATCCGGTGGGATCGTAACAGAGTCCGCCAGAACCACATCGGCGTGCGCGCCCAGGGTGCCGGGATAGCCAAGCCAGCTGACCTGAACGGGCGCCGTGCGATGGGCCAGGATCCCAGGTCGTCCGTCTTGAGTGTAGCCCTTGAGATCTACAGCGATATCAAGTCCTTGTTCGCGACACTTCATAGCGATTTCGGCGTCGGATAATCGCCGAGCCTCGATCCAGTGTTCGCAGGCGCAGCGCAGCCTTTCCTGCATCGCCCCGCCCGTCTCGGGCCCATACGACACCGCGTAGATCTCGAACCGTGACCGGTCGTGCGCTTCCAGAACGCCCGCCAGAAGCCGAGCCGTCGCGTGTTCGTGCAGGTCGGAAGAGAGGTAGCCGACGCGGATCCGTTCTCCGGGAGGCCTCACCGGCCATACCGGCGCCGAAACGCTGGGGGGCGCCGACAGCGTCGCGCAACGGCGGTGCAGAATGGGAAGGTCGAACATGACCAGGGCGGCGAAAGGCGCGACGCCCGGTCGCCCCAGCTTCAAGTCCGCCTTGACCAGCATGTCCAGCGCCGCGTCCTCGCGCCAGTCGCAGGTTTGACGGCGCGCCCACATCAGGTCTCCGGCCAGGCGTGGATGGCTGGGGCTCAGCTCGAACAAGACCTCCAGGTCGCACGCGGCGTCGGGGGGACGGTTGAGCAGGGTCAGCAAGGCGGCGCGTTGCGCGCGATAGGACGGGTCACGCGGCGCGCCCGCTATCGCCCGATCAATCGCCGCCAAGGCTTCCGGAAATCCACCCAGCCGCTGAAGCGAAACGGCCAAGGCGCTGAACACAGGCGGATTTTGGGGGTCGACCGCCAACGCGGCGCGCGCCGCGACCACCGCCTCGTCGTGGCGCTGCAAGGTCGTCAGGGCCAGGGTTCTGGCGGACAGTAGACCCGGGCGAACGGGGTCGAGGGCCAAACCCGCGTCCAGAGCCGCCAGCGCCGCTCCGGCTGAGTCCAGCTCAAGTCGAGCCACGCCCAGCAGATGCCAGGCCTCGACAGTCGGCGTTTCGGCGACCAGCCGTTCGCATAGGGCCACCGCTTCGTGCAGTCGCCCGGCGCGATAGAGATCGAAGGCCGCGCGGGCGCTGGTCAACGCCCGCCGGCTCTAGACGCGGCTGAAGATCAGCGTGCCGTTGGTGCCGCCAAAGCCGAAGCTGTTGGACATCACCGTCTCGAGCGGCTTGTCGACGCGCTGGCGCAGGATCGGCAGGTCGGCGAACTCCGGGTCGAGCTCTTCGATGTTGGCGCTCTCGGCCGCGAAGTCGTTGTTGAGCATCAGGATCGAGTAGATCGCCTCCTGCGCGCCGGCGGCGCCCAGGCTGTGGCCGGTCAACGACTTGGTGGACGAGATCATCGGGGCCTTGTCGCCGAACACCTCGCGCACCGCGCCCATCTCCTTGCTGTCGCCCACCGGCGTAGAGGTGCCGTGGGGGTTCAGGTAGTCGATAGAGCGGTTCCCCG
The DNA window shown above is from Caulobacter sp. FWC26 and carries:
- a CDS encoding tetratricopeptide repeat protein, encoding MTSARAAFDLYRAGRLHEAVALCERLVAETPTVEAWHLLGVARLELDSAGAALAALDAGLALDPVRPGLLSARTLALTTLQRHDEAVVAARAALAVDPQNPPVFSALAVSLQRLGGFPEALAAIDRAIAGAPRDPSYRAQRAALLTLLNRPPDAACDLEVLFELSPSHPRLAGDLMWARRQTCDWREDAALDMLVKADLKLGRPGVAPFAALVMFDLPILHRRCATLSAPPSVSAPVWPVRPPGERIRVGYLSSDLHEHATARLLAGVLEAHDRSRFEIYAVSYGPETGGAMQERLRCACEHWIEARRLSDAEIAMKCREQGLDIAVDLKGYTQDGRPGILAHRTAPVQVSWLGYPGTLGAHADVVLADSVTIPPDAEVHWSETVVRLPHYQPNDALAPAIPPPSRVQAGLPEGTQVFCCFNNPAKITPEVFTTWMEILRGAPESVLWLYAGAPGAADNLRAETSKAGVAPERLIFADPAPHDAHLARHALADLMLDTWPYGAHTTASDALRMGVPVLTLPGKSFASRVGASLLTAIGMTDLIASSKADYVAKALAFTADESLKPRVAEAVRRSSLFDPVAFARSLESAYATLVRR
- a CDS encoding TetR/AcrR family transcriptional regulator, which gives rise to MPRVPGQIDVVKSEAILDAAVEVIGERGLAAPMAAIARHAGVSKQTVYNHYGSKAELMRALMQRRVESITASLREPGAADNPTEALEAYARSVLETVITTKSYSMMRVIILGSGEMPDIAQEVFEAGPLNARRQLAAFLETETRLGRMKVEDFDQAAEFFSGMVMGHSQLRSLLRLPSDKTQEQFGRLAREAAERFMRAYAP
- a CDS encoding enoyl-ACP reductase, whose product is MADDYAFPKGELMRGKKGLVMGVANHNSIAWGIASQLAAQGAEMAFTYQGEELERRVRPLAESIGVKTMIPADVTDDASMDAAFAKIEEVFGTIDFVVHSVAFANKNELKGSFVDNTTREGFLLAMNISAFSFVDVAKRASKLMPNGGSLITMTYLGSERTIPNYNTMGVAKAALEASTRYIARDLGPKGIRCNAISAGAMRTLALAGIAGGRGMIAQGRAFSAMKEDTSMEGVAGCALWLASDLGKSTTGEVVHVDAGFHMMGMPDPEEA